The stretch of DNA ATCAGTCCATGTTTTCGGGTGTAGTCATGCTGGATGCCATCGTAATCATTGTATATGCGGCTACAGCTCATATAAGCAGATGCAGCGACAGCAGACCGCCCGGAACCACGGCTGACGACCTTGGCTTGCATATGATAAATTGCCATATCTGGCACCTCCTTTCGATGTTGCCTGCAACAGCGGATAGCCCTCGGCAGAGCGCACGAGCCCCGTAGGGGATACCACCGCCCGATTTATCGGGTGGTGAGTAAGTGCGCCCTTCGGGAGTAGAACTTGTGTATTTACATTCCTCTTAGCCGGAGCATCAGCTCCCGCTTTAGGGTATCTAAATCCATTTCTTTAATATGTGGAGCAATGCTTTCCAGAATCGCTCCTTCTTGAATCAATCTGCGTGTTCTGGCATTACGTTCCTTTTTACGGTTTCTTGCTTCGATTTCTTCCAGTCTGTGTTTTGCCTGTAAAAGCACTTTTTCTTCTGGTGTCATAATTCTTTTATTTGCCATATCTGGCACCTCCTTTTTATGCCCGTATCCGGGCGATTTAGTTTTAAAATCTTGTGGTTTAGTACTATAGTTTTAGATAACTGACAGTGGCATGTCTCTGGTGATAAATAAGAAAAGAAAGTAGTACTACTGTCAGTGAAAAATAGTTATTGTGCGATGCTGCTTTGTTTCAACTCTGGTTTGAAGTGTGATTATCTAACAGAATTTTTTTCGTTTTTTTTAAATTAGCTGTTGCATTGTCCTGACGGATATTCCGGTTATTGATACGGATGGGAACACATCTCTCCAGAATCCGGTCATAAATTCGCTTGTGTGCGATATCAGCGGCGTTATTCAGCTCTGATAAAGTGAGATTGGTTGTTATGATCAGGGGCTTTTTACTGCGGTAACGGCTGTCAATCACATTGAATACCTGTTCCAGTGCAAAGTCAGAGTTCCGTTCAATTCCGAGGTCATCAATGATCAGAAGGCTGTAGCGGTTTAAGCTGTGGATGAACTGATTCCTGTCTTCAAAATGCATTCCGGTAAGGGTATTCAGAATCCGGGAAAAGTTGGTCATCAGTACCGGGACGCCTTTTTCCAGAAGGGCATTGGCAATGCAGCCTGCAAAGAAAGATTTTCCAGTACCGACATCGCCCCAGATGAGAAGTCCGGAAGCGTTTGCTTTCATCTCTTCCCAGTTACTTACATAATTGTGTGCAAGTTTCATTTCCGGATTGCTGCCGTTATCTTTGGCAAAGGTGTAGTCATAAAGTGATTTGTCCTGTAAGCCGCTGGTTTTGAGATGCTCTATTTCCATTTGCTTTTCATGAAGTTTTCTCTGGGCTTCCTCCTGTTCAAAGATCTCCTGCTGGCACTTACAGCGGATGGAAGGAATAAGAACCTTTCCCTGTAATTCATGCCTGCACTGTCTTGGCGTATTGCATTTGGAACAGTAGATCAGGTGATTTGTTTCGTTAAAATATTCATCAGACTGAAGCTCTCTGTTTGGTGTGATAGCTGTTGGTTTTTCTGTAAATGTTGTCATAATGTTTCGTATTCCTCACTTTCATAATTTCGTTGCCGGGAAACAGGATGATCCTGTCTTGCCCAACGGATGATGGTAGCTGCATGGTTTTGGTATTGCTTTCCGGTAGAAGCCATATAACCGGATAAGCGTTCCATATAGTCCTGCCAGTCAGGGATTGTCTGCCGGATATTTTCCAGCTCCGTCTCTGACAGAAAAACATTTTGAAATGTTCCATAGGGTGAGCGTGGCTCTTTACTCCCTCTTATTGTTAAATGGTTCTTTTTTATCTCTTTCTTATTACTGGACAGTTTTCTGTCTGTATCAGGGAAAGAATCCTGTCTGTCAATAGGACAGTTTTCTGTCTGTCTTGAGGAAAGAATTCTGTCTGTATTGCTGAGGGTTTCTTTCGGGATTTTTACATAGATCCGATTAGGGTGTCCGGGTCCCTGCCGTTTTCGGAAGATAAGCTCTTGTTTTTCCAGTACTGCCAGAGCAGTTTTCACCGTCATCTGGCTTTTGTGGAGAACTTCTGCCAGTGCTTCAATCGTAAAGTAGAGGAACACATGACCATTTGTATCTGACCAGCCCTCATTTTTCTGGGAAAGCCTTGCACGGTCGAGCAGGATCATATAAAGCATTTTGGCAGTTTCGTTTATTTCCATGTCCAGAAGAAAACGGGGAAACATCATATAAGATGGCAGGCTTGTGTCTGCTGTCAGAAAGTCCGTCATGTGTTCACCTCCAATCACAATGGTTTATTCTCCAAGAAAATCCCAGTCTATATCACGATCCGGCTGTTCTTTTTCAGGAGCTGGAAAGGGCATCCTGATGGGGGATTCCCTTTCCAACATGCCTGCAGTCAGCCCGGACAGAAAAATCGGCAATGACTGTTTCAGGCTGTGTTCTACTGCTTCTACAATCTGTTTCACAAAAAGTTCTTCCCGTTCCCTTGTTTCCAGATAGGGATCAGCCTGAGTGCGGTAGTAGCGGTCAAAATAATCGACCAGTGCAAGGGAGATTACCTGGCTGTAAGATTTAAAATTCTGTCTGTCCATCGTCTGTAAATATTCCCAGGCTCTCCGCTGCTGGTCTTTGTCCAGATTAAATCGCAGGTTTGTGTTGCGGATATGGTTCTGCATGGCTTATCCCCTCCTTTTCAGGCTCATATAAGCCAGAGATTCATAACCTTTGGCAGTGGCACAGATATCATCAAGGATGGTAACTCGTGATTTGTCATACGCTCCAAAGTTACGGATCAGGCATCCACCGCCTCCGACCACATACAGGCGCATCAGGCCAGGATTGTATTCATATTTGCGGAGCGTGGCAAAAATATCTGTGACATACTGTCTGGCAACAGCAGTAATACAATCCAGATAAGACGCTGAAATGTCAGCGGTTCCAAACCGCAGAATCTGCTCTACGGTAGATTCTTCAATCTTTACTCCGAAGTTGTCCAGAACAGCGTTTTTAGCGGCAATCATGCATTGGTTTACGCCAAACTTTTCTGTCCAGCACCGGCTTTCCTGTGCTTTCTTATTATTGATATACAGAATGTTCATGGTTCCGTTGCCGATATCTGCAAGAAGATTTGTCCCCTTGAAATCTCCAAGTCGGTTTACGATAGCCGGATATCCCTGCGGGTAAAGGCTGCATCCCACAAAACGGAGATGATACTCTTTGCTGTTAAATCGGTAATGGACTTCTGGATTCTGGAGCAGATAGGAACGGAAATCTTCTCTCTGGTTTCTGATCCATGTCAGAGGAAGCCCGGCAGCCAGATGAACGTCTGCTTCACGGATGGAAAAGACATTCAGTTCCCTTGCAATCGCCATGAGAGTTAGAAGATAATATTCTTCGTCCATAGCTTTATCTGGGATAAATTCTTTGTGTCCTTCGCCAATCCGGTAGTAAATGCCGTTATATTCCAGAATATTCCCGGTGAAGATGGGTTCTGTTTCATAGGCTTTGATTCCGGTTGGTGTGACGGTATTTGCTGTTTTCATGTTGCCGTAGCCGTGATCTACAGCAATGATTTTTGTGTTTCTGAGTTCTCGCATAAAAAACACCTCCATTTTCGTATTGATTAATTCAGCAGGCTGTACCGGTGTGGTACTGCTTTGCTGTGAGATAAGCATACGAAAGTTGGAGGAAAAAGACATTGAGGGAAAATTGAGTTGGAATTGAAAAATAGGATATAATTTTGTAAAATAGAGCAATTTCTTTAGTTTTTTATAGCCCTGCATTTTTTTGTTATAAACGTTCATTAAATGTTGACATGTTATTATATAAATGGTAAAATTGTACAATAAAATGTGGAAAGTTGGATGGAATTTATTGAATTATAATAAAACTAATCGTACTTAACTGGCGGCTTATGTATTTGTAGAACTTAGAATAATAGAAAATTTAAAATATTATCAATTTTTACAGCTGTTGCAATGCTTTCAGTAGGAACAACAGTTTTTGCAAGTCCTTAACTGTTGTTTGATAAGGAGTGTAGTTTTATACAAATAGTGATATTATTGCAAAAAACTAGGATTTTATAAAAATAAAAAAATCAAGTCTATAGCTGTTTGAAGTGAGGAGAAAAGCGTATGAGAAATGTGTTGGCAACGGACATAAAAAACAATATTCGAAGCATTCGCTTTATTTTGGGGATTTTTCTAATCGTTTCGGCTACCCTGATGTCTGAGCATGAGATGTTGCAGAAGATCATAAATGCAGGCGGATCTGCAGAAGGACCAGGCTGGTTCGTAGCATACACCTATTGTATGAACAGCGTTAATATGCTTCTGTTTGTTCCCATTGCTGTTGCTTTTGCGGGTGGAGAGAATACGGAGGCTGAGCTGCACAGTCGTTTTTTTCTGTTCAGTTATATCCGTTCAGGGAGAAAACAGTATCTCGTAGGAAAAGCAGCAGGATTGTTGGTCTCCGGAGGTTTGACAGCTTTTTTAGCCATGGTGTTCCTTCTTGTAATCTGTATACTGAGGTTCGGTCAGTATCCTTCTCTGATTGACGGAAATTATGAGATGGCAGTGCTTGTGGGCAGAACGGCGGTAAGCTTTCTGAGATTGTTTTTAAATGGCGCTTTTTGGGCGCTAATTGGCGGTACGTCGGCTGTCATAACAAAAAATCGCTATATGTCCTATGCCGTTCCTTTTATTCTTTATTATGTCCTGACCGTATTTCAGGAGCGTTACTATCAAAAAGCATTCTTTCTGAGTCC from Blautia sp. SC05B48 encodes:
- a CDS encoding ParM/StbA family protein — its product is MRELRNTKIIAVDHGYGNMKTANTVTPTGIKAYETEPIFTGNILEYNGIYYRIGEGHKEFIPDKAMDEEYYLLTLMAIARELNVFSIREADVHLAAGLPLTWIRNQREDFRSYLLQNPEVHYRFNSKEYHLRFVGCSLYPQGYPAIVNRLGDFKGTNLLADIGNGTMNILYINNKKAQESRCWTEKFGVNQCMIAAKNAVLDNFGVKIEESTVEQILRFGTADISASYLDCITAVARQYVTDIFATLRKYEYNPGLMRLYVVGGGGCLIRNFGAYDKSRVTILDDICATAKGYESLAYMSLKRRG
- a CDS encoding replication initiator protein A, with amino-acid sequence MTDFLTADTSLPSYMMFPRFLLDMEINETAKMLYMILLDRARLSQKNEGWSDTNGHVFLYFTIEALAEVLHKSQMTVKTALAVLEKQELIFRKRQGPGHPNRIYVKIPKETLSNTDRILSSRQTENCPIDRQDSFPDTDRKLSSNKKEIKKNHLTIRGSKEPRSPYGTFQNVFLSETELENIRQTIPDWQDYMERLSGYMASTGKQYQNHAATIIRWARQDHPVSRQRNYESEEYETL
- a CDS encoding ATP-binding protein: MTTFTEKPTAITPNRELQSDEYFNETNHLIYCSKCNTPRQCRHELQGKVLIPSIRCKCQQEIFEQEEAQRKLHEKQMEIEHLKTSGLQDKSLYDYTFAKDNGSNPEMKLAHNYVSNWEEMKANASGLLIWGDVGTGKSFFAGCIANALLEKGVPVLMTNFSRILNTLTGMHFEDRNQFIHSLNRYSLLIIDDLGIERNSDFALEQVFNVIDSRYRSKKPLIITTNLTLSELNNAADIAHKRIYDRILERCVPIRINNRNIRQDNATANLKKTKKILLDNHTSNQS